One genomic segment of Oncorhynchus nerka isolate Pitt River linkage group LG16, Oner_Uvic_2.0, whole genome shotgun sequence includes these proteins:
- the LOC115144160 gene encoding protein Tob1-like, translated as MQLEIQVALNFIISYLYNKLPRRRVNIFGEELERQLKKKYEGHWYTDKPYKGSGYRCIHVGEKVDPVVEQAAKESGLDIDDVRNNLPQDLSVWIDPFEVSYQIGEKGPVKVLYVDDNNENGSELDKEIKNSFNPEAQVFMPISDPIGACSESSSPSPPFGQSAAVSPSFMPRSTQPITFTTATFAATKFGSTKMKSSGRNNGNGGNGGNCNKVARTSPTNNLGLNVNTLLKQKAMSTSMLSLYGLGQQQKASALSPNAKEFVFPSLQGQGSPSGVFPSEGALSPLQYNNAFDVFAAYGGLNDKSLMDGLNFSLGNMQYSNQQFQPVMAN; from the coding sequence ATGCAGCTTGAAATCCAAGTAGCCCTCAACTTTATTATTTCCTATTTGTACAACAAACTCCCCAGAAGGCGTGTGAACATCTTCGGTGAGGAGCTCGAGAGGCAGCTGAAGAAGAAGTATGAAGGTCACTGGTACACTGATAAGCCATATAAGGGCTCTGGGTACAGGTGCATCCATGTAGGGGAGAAGGTGGACCCTGTGGTGGAGCAGGCAGCCAAGGAGAGTGGTCTGGACATTGACGATGTCCGGAATAACCTCCCTCAGGACCTTAGTGTGTGGATTGACCCCTTCGAGGTGTCCTACCAGATTGGGGAGAAGGGGCCAGTCAAGGTGCTGTACGTGGACGATAACAATGAGAACGGGTCCGAGCTGGACAAGGAGATCAAGAACAGCTTCAACCCAGAGGCCCAGGTCTTCATGCCCATCAGTGACCCTATTGGGGCCTGTTCTGAGTCCAGCTCTCCCTCACCACCCTTTGGGCAGTCTGCGGCTGTCAGCCCCTCCTTCATGCCACGCTCCACCCAGCCTATAACCTTTACCACCGCCACCTTTGCAGCCACCAAGTTCGGCTCCACCAAGATGAAGAGCTCCGGCCGCAACAACGGTAATGGTGGCAACGGAGGAAACTGCAACAAGGTGGCCCGCACCTCCCCCACCAACAACCTCGGGCTGAATGTGAACACCCTGCTGAAGCAAAAAGCCATGTCCACCTCCATGCTCTCTCTGTATGGCCTGGGCCAGCAGCAGAAGGCCTCGGCACTCTCTCCTAATGCTAAGGAGTTTGTGTTTCCAAGCCTCCAGGGTCAGGGGAGCCCCAGTGGAGTGTTCCCCAGCGAGGGGGCACTCAGCCCGCTGCAGTACAACAATGCCTTTGATGTGTTCGCGGCCTACGGCGGTCTCAATGACAAGTCCCTCATGGATGGGCTGAACTTCAGTCTCGGCAACATGCAGTATTCGAACCAGCAATTCCAGCCGGTGATGGCTAACTAA